The following proteins come from a genomic window of Mycolicibacterium rufum:
- a CDS encoding DUF2516 family protein, which produces MELHGLTGYVLFALQVAVLVTTVYAFVHAAIQRPDAYTAAEKLTKPVWLVILGVAVLLALVLGITGVAIAAVAAGVYLVDVRPKILEIQGKSR; this is translated from the coding sequence GTGGAGCTCCATGGCCTTACGGGTTACGTCCTCTTCGCGTTGCAGGTGGCCGTCCTGGTGACGACGGTGTACGCGTTCGTGCACGCGGCGATCCAGCGACCCGACGCCTACACCGCGGCCGAGAAGCTGACCAAGCCGGTGTGGCTGGTGATCCTCGGTGTCGCCGTGCTGCTGGCGCTGGTGCTCGGCATCACCGGGGTGGCGATCGCGGCGGTGGCCGCCGGGGTGTACCTGGTCGATGTCCGGCCGAAAATCTTGGAGATCCAAGGGAAGTCGCGCTAG
- a CDS encoding DUF445 domain-containing protein: MAHRVNVPDAGQRARASFAEKLAGADSPADVERRRALRRMKAVALSFLIGASVIFLLCTWAQSTGAAPWVGYVRAAAEAGMVGALADWFAVTALFKHPLGIPIPHTAIIKRKKDQLGEGLSDFVRENFLSPENVETKLRDADVASRTGKWLAEPVNAERVAAEASTALRVLVEMLRDEDVQQVLDRMIVKRIAEPQWGPPIGRVLASLLEEGRQEALLQLLADRAFQWSLNAGEVIERVIERDSPTWSPRWVDHLVGDRIHRELMDFTDKVRRNPDHELRRSATKFLFEFAGDLQSDETTIQKAENVKEQIMARDEVARAAETAWSTAKRLILASVDDPDSTLRARIADSVVRIGESLRDDADLRDKVDNWIVRGAQHLVVGYGAEITTIITDTIERWDADEASRRIELHVGRDLQFIRINGTVVGSLAGLAIYTIAQLLF; encoded by the coding sequence GTGGCACATCGAGTGAACGTTCCCGACGCCGGGCAGCGAGCCCGGGCGAGTTTCGCCGAGAAGCTCGCCGGAGCCGACTCGCCCGCCGACGTCGAGCGACGACGCGCCCTGCGGCGGATGAAGGCCGTCGCGCTGAGCTTCCTGATCGGCGCGTCGGTGATCTTCCTGCTGTGCACGTGGGCGCAGTCGACGGGGGCCGCGCCGTGGGTGGGCTACGTGCGGGCGGCCGCCGAAGCCGGCATGGTCGGCGCGCTGGCGGACTGGTTCGCGGTGACCGCGCTGTTCAAGCATCCGCTGGGGATTCCGATCCCGCACACGGCGATCATCAAACGCAAGAAGGACCAGCTCGGCGAGGGGCTGAGCGACTTCGTGCGGGAGAACTTCCTGTCCCCGGAGAACGTCGAGACGAAGCTGCGCGACGCCGACGTCGCCAGCCGCACCGGCAAGTGGCTGGCCGAGCCGGTCAACGCCGAGCGGGTGGCCGCCGAGGCGTCGACGGCGCTGCGGGTGCTGGTCGAGATGCTGCGCGACGAGGACGTCCAGCAGGTGCTGGACCGGATGATCGTCAAGCGCATCGCCGAGCCGCAGTGGGGCCCACCGATCGGCCGCGTGCTCGCCTCGCTGCTCGAGGAGGGCCGCCAGGAGGCGCTGCTGCAGCTGCTGGCCGACCGCGCGTTCCAGTGGTCGCTGAACGCCGGCGAGGTCATCGAGCGCGTCATCGAACGGGATTCGCCGACGTGGTCGCCGCGCTGGGTGGACCACCTCGTCGGGGATCGCATCCACCGGGAGTTGATGGACTTCACCGACAAGGTCCGGCGCAATCCCGACCACGAGCTGCGCCGCTCTGCCACCAAGTTCCTGTTCGAGTTCGCCGGGGATCTGCAGAGCGACGAGACGACGATCCAGAAGGCTGAGAACGTCAAGGAGCAGATCATGGCCCGCGACGAGGTCGCGCGGGCCGCCGAGACGGCCTGGAGCACCGCCAAGCGGCTCATCCTCGCGTCGGTCGACGACCCGGACTCGACGTTGCGTGCCCGGATCGCGGACTCGGTCGTGCGCATCGGGGAGTCCCTGCGCGACGACGCCGATCTGCGCGACAAGGTCGACAACTGGATCGTGCGCGGCGCGCAGCACCTGGTGGTCGGGTACGGGGCGGAGATCACCACGATCATCACCGACACCATCGAGCGCTGGGACGCCGACGAGGCGAGCCGGCGGATCGAACTCCATGTGGGCCGTGACCTGCAATTCATCCGGATCAACGGCACCGTGGTGGGGTCGCTGGCCGGCCTCGCCATCTACACGATCGCCCAGCTACTGTTCTGA
- a CDS encoding agmatinase family protein codes for MSDVPERPDPSVTNAEGAWAQQVEAQLGDRRLREEIDRGLSYGLEAAPTINDRTISTFVRGEKPHFAGERGTFLKCPFIEDVNEVDDAEVAVFGVPLDAGATYRPGTRFGPQGIRRSTNLFGTYNYESGVDLREQLNIVDIGDVFTIPGNLEKSFDQISQAMAHVAQKGVMPIVLGGDHSIGFPTIRGLAPYMDGNIGIIHFDRHVDTQETDLDERMHTTPWFHATNIKNAPATNLVQIGIGGWQSPREGVKVGRDRKSTVITVGDVERVGVEKIAEMALEIAWKGAKAVYLSFDIDVIDAGFVPGTGWPEPGGLLPREALNLVKMVSEPGLAGIEVVECSPPYDWAEQTALMSSRVILDSLAAQVRSGKLGNKAAKANRPAWGP; via the coding sequence ATGTCCGACGTACCCGAACGTCCCGACCCGTCCGTGACGAACGCCGAAGGCGCCTGGGCTCAGCAGGTGGAGGCCCAGCTGGGCGATCGCCGGCTGCGCGAGGAGATCGACCGCGGTCTGAGCTACGGCCTGGAGGCCGCGCCGACGATCAACGACCGGACGATCTCGACGTTCGTGCGCGGCGAGAAGCCGCACTTCGCCGGCGAGCGGGGCACGTTCCTCAAATGCCCGTTCATCGAGGACGTCAACGAGGTCGACGACGCCGAGGTCGCCGTGTTCGGTGTCCCGCTCGACGCGGGCGCGACATACCGTCCCGGCACCCGGTTCGGTCCGCAGGGCATCCGGCGCTCGACCAACCTGTTCGGCACCTACAACTACGAGTCCGGTGTGGACCTGCGCGAGCAGCTCAACATCGTCGACATCGGCGACGTCTTCACCATCCCCGGCAACCTGGAGAAGTCGTTCGACCAGATCAGCCAGGCCATGGCGCACGTCGCGCAGAAGGGCGTGATGCCGATCGTCCTCGGCGGGGACCACTCGATCGGTTTCCCGACCATCCGCGGGCTGGCCCCGTACATGGACGGCAACATCGGCATCATCCACTTCGACCGCCACGTCGACACCCAGGAGACCGACCTCGACGAGCGGATGCACACGACCCCGTGGTTCCACGCCACCAACATCAAGAACGCGCCGGCGACCAACCTGGTGCAGATCGGGATCGGTGGTTGGCAGAGCCCGCGCGAGGGCGTCAAGGTGGGCCGCGACCGCAAGTCGACGGTGATCACCGTCGGCGACGTGGAGCGCGTGGGCGTGGAGAAGATCGCGGAGATGGCGCTCGAGATCGCGTGGAAGGGCGCGAAGGCGGTGTACCTGTCGTTCGACATCGACGTGATCGACGCCGGCTTCGTCCCCGGGACCGGCTGGCCGGAACCCGGCGGCCTGCTGCCCCGCGAGGCCCTGAACCTGGTCAAGATGGTGTCCGAGCCCGGCCTGGCCGGCATCGAGGTCGTCGAGTGCTCCCCGCCGTACGACTGGGCCGAACAGACCGCGCTGATGAGCTCGCGGGTGATCCTGGACAGCCTGGCGGCGCAGGTCCGCTCCGGAAAGCTCGGCAACAAGGCCGCCAAGGCGAATCGTCCCGCCTGGGGTCCGTAA
- a CDS encoding LmeA family phospholipid-binding protein, whose product MTDPWARPPQQSGPAFPPPPSQYPQHPSAPPQEGSSLPAKFKKFFSDPLSVVLVVVIVVALVFAGLLGAELYARNRADTVVAGVVECVVQDDATASFGVLPPFLMQHMSGHYTNIRIETAGNQVRDAKGMKVNLEIDDVRLQDTPTSSGTVGSLVANIDWSADGIKQTIQGAIPLIGSFVTGVTTNASDGTIELEGALGSITAKPQAVDGGIALSVQKVTGLGFTLPREAVQPALDAFTAQLTQNYPMDIKADSVTVTDTGVQSRFSTQNASMPKQTDDPCFGTL is encoded by the coding sequence GTGACCGATCCCTGGGCCCGCCCGCCGCAGCAATCCGGACCGGCGTTCCCACCGCCACCGTCGCAGTACCCGCAGCACCCGTCCGCGCCCCCGCAGGAAGGCTCTTCGTTGCCGGCGAAGTTCAAGAAGTTCTTCAGCGACCCGCTGTCCGTCGTCCTGGTGGTGGTCATCGTGGTGGCACTGGTGTTCGCCGGTCTGCTCGGCGCCGAGCTCTACGCGCGCAACCGGGCCGACACGGTGGTGGCCGGCGTGGTGGAGTGCGTCGTGCAGGACGACGCGACGGCGTCCTTCGGGGTACTGCCGCCGTTCCTCATGCAGCACATGTCGGGGCACTACACGAACATCCGCATCGAGACCGCGGGGAACCAGGTGCGCGACGCCAAGGGCATGAAGGTCAACCTCGAGATCGACGACGTGCGCCTGCAGGACACGCCCACCTCCAGCGGCACGGTCGGCTCGCTGGTGGCCAACATCGACTGGTCGGCCGACGGCATCAAGCAGACCATCCAGGGCGCCATTCCGCTGATCGGTAGCTTCGTCACCGGCGTCACCACCAACGCCAGTGACGGCACCATCGAACTCGAGGGCGCACTGGGCAGCATCACCGCCAAGCCGCAGGCCGTCGACGGCGGCATCGCGCTGTCGGTGCAGAAGGTGACCGGGCTGGGCTTCACGCTCCCCCGCGAGGCCGTGCAGCCCGCGCTGGACGCGTTCACCGCCCAGCTGACGCAGAACTATCCGATGGACATCAAGGCCGATTCGGTGACGGTCACCGATACCGGTGTGCAGAGCCGCTTTTCGACGCAGAACGCGTCGATGCCCAAGCAGACCGACGATCCCTGCTTCGGCACCCTGTAG
- a CDS encoding class I SAM-dependent methyltransferase, with product MTGAGSRPLGAVTRGTTGHNRLRRSDRWLVHSPRVRTAVQSAADPLIVDLGYGALPVTTLELATRMRRVRSDVRVIGLEIDPERVRAGRAAVADGGPPGVEFARGGFELAGLHPVLVRAFNVLRQYPPEAVPDAWAAMRRGLAPGGLIVDGTCDELGRRCAWVLLDATSAVSLTLACDPFAIERPSDLAERLPKVLIHHNVPGQPVHTLLTAADRAWASSAAHGVFGPRARWRAMVEALVAQGFPVAVPRRTLRDGILTVPWAVVAPVA from the coding sequence GTGACCGGCGCCGGCTCCCGCCCGCTCGGAGCGGTCACCCGAGGCACCACCGGCCACAACCGGTTGCGGCGCAGCGACCGGTGGCTGGTGCACTCCCCGCGGGTGCGCACCGCCGTGCAGAGCGCCGCCGACCCGCTGATCGTCGACCTCGGTTACGGCGCGCTGCCGGTGACGACGCTGGAGTTGGCGACGCGGATGCGCCGGGTGCGATCCGACGTGCGGGTGATCGGGCTCGAGATCGATCCCGAGCGGGTGCGCGCGGGGAGGGCCGCGGTGGCCGACGGCGGTCCGCCGGGGGTCGAGTTCGCCCGCGGCGGTTTCGAACTGGCGGGTCTCCACCCGGTACTGGTGCGGGCCTTCAACGTGCTGCGCCAGTACCCGCCCGAGGCGGTGCCCGACGCGTGGGCCGCGATGCGGCGCGGGCTGGCGCCCGGCGGGTTGATCGTCGACGGCACCTGCGACGAGCTCGGCCGCCGCTGCGCCTGGGTGCTGCTCGACGCGACCTCGGCGGTGAGCCTCACGCTCGCCTGCGACCCGTTCGCCATCGAGCGGCCGTCGGATCTCGCCGAGCGGCTGCCGAAGGTGCTGATTCACCACAACGTGCCCGGGCAGCCCGTCCACACCCTGCTCACCGCCGCCGACCGCGCCTGGGCGAGCAGCGCGGCGCACGGCGTCTTCGGCCCGCGGGCGCGTTGGCGGGCGATGGTGGAAGCGCTTGTCGCGCAGGGTTTTCCGGTGGCCGTGCCGCGCCGCACGCTGCGCGACGGCATCCTCACGGTGCCGTGGGCGGTCGTCGCGCCCGTCGCGTGA
- a CDS encoding TetR/AcrR family transcriptional regulator yields the protein MAQQSPPVAVKTDGRKRRWHRHKVERRNELVDGTLEAIRRLGSNVSMDEIAAEIGVSKTVLYRYFVDKNDLTTAVMMRFAQTTLIPNMAAALSSNLDGYALTREIIRVYVATVAAEPEPYRFVMANNSASKSKAVAESEQIIARMLAVMLRRRMVSVGMDTGGVEPWAYHIVGGVQLATHSWMSHPRMSADELIDYLTMLSWSALCGIVEVGGSLERFRSEAHPSPELPPQLFD from the coding sequence GTGGCACAACAATCCCCGCCGGTGGCGGTCAAGACCGATGGGCGCAAGCGGCGCTGGCATCGGCACAAGGTCGAGCGCCGGAACGAACTGGTGGACGGCACTCTGGAGGCCATCCGCCGGCTCGGAAGCAACGTCAGCATGGACGAGATCGCCGCCGAGATCGGCGTGTCCAAGACCGTTCTGTACCGCTACTTCGTCGACAAGAACGACCTGACCACCGCGGTGATGATGCGCTTCGCGCAGACCACGCTCATCCCCAACATGGCCGCCGCGCTGTCGTCGAACCTCGACGGCTACGCCCTCACCCGGGAGATCATCCGCGTGTACGTCGCCACGGTGGCGGCCGAGCCGGAGCCCTACCGGTTCGTGATGGCGAACAACTCGGCGAGCAAGAGCAAGGCGGTCGCCGAGTCCGAGCAGATCATCGCCCGGATGCTGGCGGTCATGCTGCGCCGGCGCATGGTGTCGGTCGGGATGGACACCGGCGGCGTGGAGCCCTGGGCGTACCACATCGTCGGCGGCGTGCAGCTGGCCACGCACTCGTGGATGTCGCATCCGCGGATGAGCGCCGACGAGTTGATCGACTATCTGACGATGCTGTCGTGGAGCGCGCTGTGCGGCATCGTCGAGGTCGGCGGTTCGCTGGAGAGGTTCAGATCCGAAGCCCATCCGTCCCCGGAACTGCCGCCTCAGCTGTTTGACTAG
- a CDS encoding UDP-N-acetylmuramate dehydrogenase — translation MVPSSIAGVAVAEDVPLAPLTTLRVGPVAHRLITCVTTEQVVAVMRAVGPDALILAGGSNVVLGDGLGAVTVVRLATPGITVDGPLLRAEAGAVWDDVVAASLAHGLGGLECLSGIPGSTGATPVQNVGAYGAEVADTISRVRLLDRHTGDDRWVDPEYLEFGYRTSILKGSTNEVVLEVEFRLDPEGRSAPLRYGELASALNAGAGERAEPARVRETVLRLRAGKGMVLDAADHDTWSVGSFFTNPVVPQAQFDRLAAAVEGPVPHYPAAAGVKLAAGWLVERAGFSKGYPGPDAPARLSTKHALALTNRGNATAADVIALARTIRDGVSATFGIDLTPEPILIGCAL, via the coding sequence GTGGTCCCTTCGTCTATCGCGGGCGTGGCGGTCGCCGAGGATGTGCCGTTGGCGCCGCTGACCACCCTGCGCGTCGGCCCGGTCGCGCACCGGCTGATCACCTGCGTGACGACCGAGCAGGTGGTCGCCGTCATGCGCGCCGTCGGGCCCGACGCGCTGATCCTGGCCGGTGGCTCCAACGTGGTGCTCGGCGACGGGCTGGGCGCGGTCACGGTGGTGCGGCTCGCGACCCCGGGGATCACCGTGGACGGGCCACTGCTGCGGGCCGAGGCGGGTGCGGTGTGGGACGACGTCGTCGCGGCGTCACTGGCGCACGGACTCGGCGGGCTCGAGTGCCTGTCGGGCATCCCCGGATCGACGGGGGCGACGCCGGTGCAGAACGTCGGCGCCTACGGCGCCGAGGTCGCCGACACCATCAGCCGGGTCCGGCTGCTGGACCGGCACACCGGTGACGACCGCTGGGTGGATCCCGAATACCTCGAATTCGGTTATCGCACAAGCATTTTAAAGGGATCGACGAATGAGGTGGTGCTCGAGGTCGAGTTCCGGCTCGACCCCGAGGGGCGCAGCGCCCCGCTGCGCTACGGCGAACTGGCCTCGGCGCTGAACGCCGGGGCGGGGGAGCGTGCCGAACCCGCCCGGGTGCGCGAGACCGTGCTGCGCCTGCGGGCCGGCAAGGGCATGGTGCTCGACGCCGCCGACCACGACACCTGGAGCGTCGGCTCCTTCTTCACCAACCCCGTCGTGCCGCAGGCGCAGTTCGACCGTCTGGCAGCCGCGGTGGAGGGACCCGTGCCGCACTACCCGGCCGCCGCCGGGGTCAAGCTGGCGGCGGGCTGGTTGGTCGAGCGGGCCGGTTTCAGCAAGGGCTATCCCGGGCCTGACGCCCCGGCGCGGCTGTCGACCAAGCACGCGCTGGCGCTGACCAACCGCGGGAACGCGACGGCCGCGGACGTGATCGCGCTGGCCAGGACCATTCGCGACGGCGTCTCGGCAACCTTCGGGATCGATCTCACACCCGAACCGATTCTGATCGGGTGCGCTCTCTAG
- the deoC gene encoding deoxyribose-phosphate aldolase translates to MGYSRAEVAAAVDHTLLKPEATEADIVALLAEAVELGVYAVCVSPPFVPTAVALASGRAVASVVGFPSGKHLSVIKAREASVAVDAGAGEIDMVIDVGAAIGGELDIVRAEIAAVRAAAPAAVLKVIVESSALVEFGGWPLLTDVCRVAEDAGADFVKTSTGFHPSGGASVRAVEVMSAAVGGRLGVKASGGIRSAADATAMLDAGATRLGLSGTRAVLDGL, encoded by the coding sequence ATGGGCTACAGCCGCGCCGAGGTCGCCGCCGCCGTCGACCACACCCTGCTCAAACCCGAAGCGACGGAAGCCGACATCGTCGCGTTGCTGGCCGAAGCCGTCGAACTCGGGGTGTACGCGGTGTGCGTGTCCCCGCCGTTCGTGCCGACGGCGGTGGCGCTGGCCTCCGGCCGCGCCGTCGCGTCCGTGGTCGGTTTCCCGTCCGGCAAACATCTTTCGGTGATCAAGGCCCGGGAGGCTTCGGTCGCGGTGGACGCCGGCGCCGGAGAGATCGACATGGTGATCGACGTGGGCGCCGCGATCGGCGGGGAACTCGACATCGTGCGCGCCGAGATCGCTGCGGTCCGCGCCGCCGCGCCCGCGGCAGTGCTCAAGGTGATCGTCGAGTCGTCGGCCCTGGTGGAGTTCGGGGGCTGGCCGTTGCTGACCGACGTGTGCCGGGTCGCCGAGGACGCCGGCGCCGATTTCGTCAAGACCTCCACCGGCTTTCACCCCTCCGGCGGCGCCTCGGTGCGCGCGGTCGAGGTGATGTCCGCCGCGGTCGGCGGGCGCCTCGGCGTCAAGGCCAGCGGCGGGATCCGGTCGGCCGCCGACGCCACCGCGATGCTCGACGCGGGCGCCACCCGGCTCGGGTTGTCCGGCACCCGCGCGGTGCTCGACGGCCTGTAG
- a CDS encoding DUF2599 domain-containing protein, whose amino-acid sequence MRLALIGVAACAVALAGAPHAAASPALQPPPYIDHVTWAKWGDLSSLRVYPTAAGRDTSGRPGTAPQADEAWGEILALAPDAAIAGMKEQFVCHWQFAEIAEPGKVSWNLEPWRPEVGPDQMIAAGCNPGGTEEPF is encoded by the coding sequence GTGCGGCTCGCGCTGATCGGGGTGGCCGCCTGCGCGGTCGCGCTCGCCGGGGCGCCGCACGCCGCCGCCTCGCCCGCGCTGCAGCCGCCGCCCTACATCGACCACGTGACGTGGGCCAAGTGGGGTGACCTGTCCAGTCTGCGGGTGTATCCGACCGCGGCGGGCCGAGACACCTCGGGCCGTCCGGGCACCGCGCCGCAGGCCGACGAGGCGTGGGGTGAGATCCTCGCGCTGGCGCCCGACGCCGCGATCGCCGGCATGAAGGAACAGTTCGTCTGCCACTGGCAGTTCGCCGAGATCGCCGAGCCCGGCAAGGTGAGCTGGAATCTCGAGCCGTGGCGCCCCGAGGTCGGCCCCGACCAGATGATCGCCGCCGGGTGCAACCCGGGCGGCACCGAAGAACCGTTCTGA
- a CDS encoding polyphosphate kinase 2 family protein, which translates to MTELLGLPSLWSHEPHSLLRFKPGQTVADIDPDATPGFHGSKSDAPTLQEERNVRFAELQEMLYARSRVDDTRSVLLVLQGMDTAGKGGIVKHVVGGCNPQGVDYRNFGKPTPEELSHHFLWRIRKALPAAGHIGVFDRSHYEDVLIVRVHNLVPQEVWEPRYEEINAFERELVDSGTSLVKVAMFVSLDEQKKRLAKRLERPDKYWKYNPADIDERLKWPLYQEAYQAMLDRTSTEYAPWHVVPCNRKWYSRLAVTELMIEALKQLNMSWPPPDFDVEAEKKRLRKA; encoded by the coding sequence GTGACTGAGCTCCTTGGCCTGCCGTCTCTGTGGTCGCACGAACCGCACTCCCTGCTGAGGTTCAAGCCGGGCCAGACCGTGGCCGACATCGATCCCGACGCCACGCCGGGATTCCACGGCAGCAAGTCCGACGCGCCGACACTGCAGGAGGAGCGCAACGTGCGCTTCGCCGAGCTGCAGGAGATGCTCTACGCCCGCAGCCGGGTCGACGACACCCGTTCGGTGCTGCTGGTGCTGCAGGGCATGGACACCGCAGGCAAGGGCGGCATCGTCAAACACGTTGTCGGAGGCTGCAATCCGCAGGGTGTCGACTATCGCAACTTCGGCAAGCCGACGCCGGAGGAACTGTCGCACCACTTCCTGTGGCGGATCCGCAAGGCGCTACCGGCGGCGGGCCACATCGGGGTGTTCGACCGGTCCCACTACGAGGACGTGCTCATCGTGCGAGTGCACAACCTGGTGCCGCAGGAGGTGTGGGAGCCGCGCTACGAGGAGATCAACGCGTTCGAACGCGAACTCGTCGACAGCGGGACGTCGCTGGTGAAGGTCGCGATGTTCGTGTCGCTCGACGAACAGAAGAAGCGGCTGGCGAAGCGCCTCGAGCGGCCGGACAAGTACTGGAAGTACAACCCGGCCGACATCGACGAGCGGCTGAAGTGGCCGCTGTACCAGGAGGCCTACCAGGCGATGCTGGACCGCACCTCGACGGAATACGCGCCATGGCACGTGGTGCCGTGCAACCGGAAGTGGTACAGCCGGCTCGCGGTCACCGAGCTGATGATCGAGGCGCTCAAGCAGCTCAACATGTCTTGGCCGCCACCGGATTTCGACGTCGAGGCGGAGAAGAAGCGGCTGCGGAAGGCCTGA
- a CDS encoding carbon-nitrogen hydrolase family protein, which translates to MRVALAQIRSSADPAANLGLIEEHTRQGAEAGASLVLFPEATMCRFGVPLGPVAEPFDGPWADGVRRIAERAGIVVVAGMFVPSDQEDRARVTNTLIATGPGVDARYDKIHLYDAFGFTESDTVAPGREPVTIVVDGVTVGLTLCYDIRFPELYVELAERGAELITAHASWGTGPGKLEQWTLLARARAIDTSSVVAAVGQAYPGDELAALGPTGVGGSLVASALGEVLAAAGADPELVVCDVDLEAARAARKTVAVMHNRSGFAHAGRAESLR; encoded by the coding sequence ATGCGTGTAGCCCTGGCCCAGATCCGCAGCAGCGCTGACCCGGCGGCGAACCTCGGTCTGATCGAGGAGCACACCCGGCAGGGCGCCGAGGCCGGCGCCTCGCTGGTGCTGTTCCCCGAGGCCACGATGTGCCGCTTCGGGGTGCCGCTGGGTCCCGTCGCCGAACCGTTCGACGGTCCGTGGGCCGACGGGGTACGCCGGATCGCCGAGCGCGCCGGCATCGTCGTCGTCGCCGGCATGTTCGTGCCGTCCGACCAGGAGGATCGGGCCAGGGTCACGAACACGCTGATCGCCACGGGTCCGGGCGTCGACGCCCGCTACGACAAGATCCACCTGTACGACGCGTTCGGATTCACCGAGTCCGACACCGTCGCACCGGGGCGCGAGCCGGTCACCATCGTCGTCGATGGCGTCACGGTCGGGCTGACACTCTGCTACGACATCCGGTTCCCCGAGTTGTACGTCGAGCTGGCCGAGCGCGGCGCCGAGCTCATCACCGCGCACGCGTCGTGGGGCACCGGTCCCGGCAAGCTCGAACAGTGGACCCTGCTGGCGCGGGCCAGGGCGATCGACACGTCGAGCGTGGTGGCTGCGGTCGGACAGGCCTATCCGGGCGACGAGCTGGCCGCCCTCGGACCGACCGGGGTGGGCGGCAGTCTGGTGGCCTCAGCGCTGGGCGAGGTGCTCGCCGCCGCCGGTGCAGATCCGGAGCTGGTGGTCTGCGATGTCGACCTCGAGGCCGCCCGCGCGGCCCGCAAGACCGTCGCGGTCATGCACAACCGCTCAGGCTTTGCTCATGCCGGTAGGGCAGAATCGCTGCGGTGA
- a CDS encoding DUF2505 domain-containing protein, with product MPRSFDMAAEYGGTVEQVHRAFSDEEYWLVRLQDSGADHATLDEMTIGADGGIRVKTTQTLRADRLPGVVTQFHRGDLSFVRQELWSPVRDGQATATVTGAIPGAPAGLTGTAVLAAAQPGSRMAFTATVEVRVPLVGGKIENFIGSQLVELLIAEQRFTTVWIAGNS from the coding sequence ATGCCCCGTTCATTCGACATGGCCGCCGAGTACGGCGGCACGGTCGAACAGGTCCACCGGGCGTTCAGCGACGAGGAGTACTGGCTGGTCCGCCTGCAGGATTCCGGCGCCGACCACGCGACGCTCGACGAGATGACGATCGGCGCCGACGGCGGGATCCGGGTCAAGACCACGCAGACGCTGCGCGCCGACCGGCTGCCGGGCGTCGTCACCCAATTCCATCGCGGCGACCTCAGTTTCGTGCGGCAGGAATTGTGGTCGCCGGTGCGCGACGGGCAGGCCACCGCGACGGTCACCGGCGCGATCCCCGGGGCGCCGGCCGGCCTCACCGGCACCGCGGTGCTGGCTGCGGCCCAGCCCGGCTCGCGGATGGCGTTCACCGCGACGGTCGAGGTGCGGGTGCCGCTGGTGGGCGGCAAGATCGAGAACTTCATCGGCAGCCAGCTCGTCGAGCTGCTGATCGCCGAGCAACGGTTCACCACCGTGTGGATCGCCGGGAACAGCTGA
- a CDS encoding helix-turn-helix domain-containing protein, whose amino-acid sequence MAQDENLAAVVSSAAQDIGSFIRSQREAAQVSVRQLAEKAGVSNPYLSQIERGLRKPSADVLNQIAKALRVSAEVLYIRAGILEPSETNQVRDAIITDTAINERQKQVLLDIYTSFCQQNEAALLEAAASMESAGAENSVRDGDEEPTTRHDDSPLQITQSPQTSIS is encoded by the coding sequence ATGGCGCAGGACGAGAATCTCGCCGCGGTCGTCTCCAGCGCCGCCCAGGACATCGGCAGCTTCATTCGCAGCCAGCGGGAGGCCGCCCAGGTCTCGGTGCGGCAACTCGCCGAGAAAGCCGGTGTCAGCAATCCCTACCTGAGTCAGATCGAACGGGGATTGCGCAAACCCTCAGCAGATGTGCTGAACCAGATCGCCAAGGCGCTGAGGGTGTCGGCCGAGGTGCTCTACATCCGGGCCGGAATTCTCGAGCCCAGTGAGACGAACCAGGTGCGCGACGCCATCATCACCGACACGGCGATCAACGAGCGGCAGAAGCAGGTGCTGCTCGACATCTACACGTCGTTCTGCCAGCAGAACGAGGCCGCTCTGCTCGAGGCTGCGGCCTCGATGGAATCGGCCGGTGCAGAAAACAGTGTCCGTGACGGCGACGAGGAGCCGACGACGCGACACGACGACAGCCCTCTGCAGATCACGCAATCACCCCAGACCTCGATCAGTTAG